In Chanodichthys erythropterus isolate Z2021 chromosome 20, ASM2448905v1, whole genome shotgun sequence, the genomic stretch CCGCCGATCTTCTTCTCCACGCTTTTTATGACACCGACTGCAACAGTCTGTCTCATATCTCTGACAGCAAAGCGTcctagaacaaaacaaaaacatatctttttaatgaaaattgCTTGATGAAAGGCCTAGTGTCTTTTCtgagtggtgtgtgtgtgtgtgtgtgtgtgtgtgtgtgtgtgtgtgtgtgtgtgtgtgtgtgtgtgagctgaCTAAATACCCAATCACAGCCATCTATCAGGATTGTGCCTTACAGAAACAAGATTTGCTTGGTGAAAACTAATTTTAATGGAGATTTTAGGGGAAAAATAATGAGAACAAGATGCAGTAAAAATGATATGTTGCAGCAGGTCAAATGTGATGCGAGGCGGTATAATGAAACAGGCCTAATAACCAGTTTCAGTGGAATTGCAGCATCAGAGGAAATGTAATCCAGAGAAAGAAACATGAACATCATGAACTCATGTTTTCAAGAAGAAGATGTGGAGGCTCAACATCACTGATGAGTCAGACCTTTAACCTGACAAAGATTGCAGTGGATCTCATTAATCATGAGACTGAGTGACTAATGGTAATTTAAGCCTGAGACGCCAATTCCAAATAAGTATGACAGACCTCAGTACAGGTTGCTTGGTTCTTGTAATTTGAGAAGAACAAAAATTAATCATCATGTCTTTTTCTAAAGCCTTAGATATAGAAATTATTTTACAGGGCATGAAAAAAACCTCTAAAAATATCAAGGAACTAATTAGCAGAGCCATGTACAAGGTTTATTATATCTCCTCCTCTTGATTATGTGTAGGCTTCACATACAAATTGCTAAAGCCATTTTAAGTAATGATGTTTtggatattaaaataaaaaaataagcaaaacaaaacaaaccataAAAGATAGCAAATCCacgcaaagcaaaacaaaactaaagacagctaaacaaaacaaaacgagaaagcaaaatatcaaataaaagaaaaactaaactaaaagtgaggtaaacaaaactaaaaacagctaaaaaaaacataaaagaaagcaaaacaaaagcaaagcaaaacatcaaagaaaagaaaacaaaagcaaaTCACACTGTGATTCATAAGTATTTAATGTAAGGTTGGGAACCGGACACATACCCAGTGGAGGATACTGAGAGAAGCTCTCCACACACATTGGTTTTCCTGGGATCATGTCTACAATGGCGGCATCTCCAGACTTCAGGCTTTTAGGGTTGTCTTCCAGCTTCTTGCCTGAACGGCGATCAATCTTCTCCTTAAGCTCAGCAAACTTACAGGCAATGTGAGCGGTGTGACAGTCTATGACAGGAGAGTAACCTGCGCTGATCTGACCTGGGTGATTCAAAATGATGACCTgataaaaagagaaagagagagacaacaAAATCTAGGTATCAAGAAAGATATCGAGATAAACAAGGTGACAAAGAGTGTTGTCCCACCTGTGCTGTAAACCCTGATGCTTCCTGGGGCGGGTCTGACTTACTGTCCCCACACACGTTACCTCTCCGTATGTCTTTTACAGACACGTTCTTCACGTTAAAGCCCACATTGTCTCCCGGCAGAGCTTCGGTCAGAGACTCGTGATGCATTTCCACCGACTTCACCTCTGTAGTGATGTTGACTGGGGCAAAGGTCACCACCATACTTGGCCGCAGGACACCCGTCTCCACTCTGCCCACTGGGACAGTCCCTATACCTGAGGAGAAAAGACATCTCTGAATAAGCATGTTCTGAAAACATAGTGGTGTAGCAAGTCATAAAAGCTTTTTAAACTCAAAAAATAACCACAAGCTGATCTTAAAAATGACATCACCCCATAAAATGTGGTTATGCACGAATTGAGTGGGTTAATCCCACCTCCAATCTTGTAGACGTCTTGTAGAGGTAGACGTAAGGGTTTGTCAGTGGGGCGTGATGGAGGCATGATTGTATCGAGAGCTTCCAGTAGAGTAACGCCACTGGCATGCTGCTCCTTCCTGTCCAGCTTCCAGCCTTTAAACCACGGCATCTGCACAGCACAAATGAGATgattttattaatcaaaattgCTAGCAATCTGCCAAGTGCCAAACGGTATGAGGTCTTTgtagaaaacaaacacaaacacacgccAAGTAGACTCACATTTGAAGATGATTCCAGCATGTTGTCACCATGCCAACCTGAAATTGGGACGAAGGGTACGGCGGCTGGGCTATAACCGATCTTTTTGATGTAGGCACTGACTTCTTTAACAATCTCATCATAGCGTTTCTCACTGTAGGACGGCTCAGTGGAGTCCATCTTGTTGACAGCTACAATCAGCTGCTTGACGCCCAGCGTGTAGGCCAGCAGGGCATGTTCCCTCGTTTGCCCATTTTTAGAGATGCCTGCCTCAAATTCACCCACTCCAGCTGCCACAATTAGAACAGCACAATCCGCCTGGGAGAGAAAGGATGAAAGCAACAGTAGTTCACCTACAAATGAAAATTCCAATCCAAAAACATGTGCCATTATACTTATGCAGGAGAGAGAATTTTGAAGAATCTTTGCTTTAGGTGGGGATGTTCTCGCCAAGCATCACTATTCTTGTACATTCTTTTAATTGAGTCAGAACTGTCACTACCTGAGACGTCCCAGTGATCATGTTCTTGATGAAGTCTCTGTGTCCTGGAGCATCTATTATAGTTATGTAGTACTTGGTGGTCTCAAACTTCCAGAGTGAGATGTCTATGGTAATTCCTCTCTCCCTCTCGGCCTTCAGCTTGTCCAGAACCCAGGCGTACTTAAAGGAACCTTTTCCCATCtgccaaaacaaaaaatgtgagGGTAAAAGGGGAAAATGCCTTcactgaataaataataaatacacatcCCTTACACATCTGAATGGTTGCATGTAGGTGCTTATAAATAGGAAATGATATGAAATATGAAGCTTATTCAATATcctttaaaggttttttttccccccagtgCCTGGCCTACTAGAAATCCAGTAACTTGATTTTCCTCTGAAGTGCTCATTGTACCTCTAAAAGCTCACTGGCAACTTCACATTGTGCTTAATCCCGGGTTATCATTGTTCTAAACCCTGCTTTTAACCCTAATTAGAGAAACGTTTCGATCATGTAACTTGTGAACCCTGAGCTGTTtactgaaatgttttaaattcaaATCCTGCAAGTGTTTATAAATGATGCCTCAATATTGTGCCCTCAAGCTTGACACTTGCTCCAGAGATCTGTTCcaataataaatatgtaataattttcacAACAGAAGGTTGTAGGTTTAAATCCCATAAGGGTCAACACACTATGCCTCAACATTGTGCCATTCAATAATTCACCTACTCCAGCTGACTGTCCTTGTAATAAGTCTCTAAACAATTTTCACAACAGAAGGTTGTAGGTTTAAATCCCATAAGGGTCAAAACACTATGCCTCAACATTGTGCCATTCAATAATTCACCTACTCCAGCTGACTGTCCTTGTAATAAGTCTCTAAACAGTTTTCACAACAGAAGGTTGTAGGTTTAAATCCCATAAGGGTCAAAACACTATGCCTCAACATTGTGCCATTCAATAATTCACCTACTCCAGCTGACTGTCCTTGTAATAAGTCTCTAAACAATTTTCACAACAGTAGGTTGTAGGTTTAAATCCCACGAGGGTCAAAACACTATGCCTCAACATTGTGCCATTCAATAATTCACCTACTCCAGCTGACTGTCCTTGTAATAAGTCTCTAAACAATTTTCACAACAGTAGGTTGTAGGTTTAAATCCCACGAGGGTCAAAACACTATGCCTCAACATTGTGCCATTCAATAATTCACCTACTCCAGCTGACTGTCCTTGTAATAAGTCTCTAAACAATTTTCACAACAGTAGGTTGTAGGTTTAAATCCCACGAGGGTCAAAACACTATGCCTCAACATTGTGCCATTCAATAATTCACCTACTCCAGCTGACTGTCCTTGTAATAAGTCTCTAAACAATTTTCACAACAGTAGGTTGTAGGTTTAAATCCCACGAGGGTTCATATGCTGTGCCTCCAGCTGACATTCATTGTAAAAAGTATCTTAACAATTTTCACAACAGTAGGTTCAAATCCCATAAGGGTCAATACACTATGCCTCAACATTGTGCCATTCAGTAATTCACCTTCTCCAGCTGATATTCATTGTAAAAAGTCTCTTAACAATTTTCACAACAGTAGGTTTTAAGTTCAAATCCCAGAATGGTCCATACCTTGTGCCCCTGAGCAAGGCACTTGCTCCAGACAACTTTTACTCTTAAAAATTGCTTAACAGTTTTCACAACAATCCAACACAGTCCTGCTCTGAAAAGGAAGCTCGTAAGTCAGGGATGGGCAATtttggtcctggagggccactgttcAGCAATGTCTAGCTCCATCCCTAATCAAACACTCCTgcctgtaatttttaaagaaactcTGAAGATACAGGTTAGAATTTtcatgtgtttgattagggatgGATCCCTCCAGGACCAGAGTTGCCCATCCTTGTTGTACTGTAGGTAAAAATCCCTGCTGAGAGTGATGATGTTCAGTCAAGGTTACTAAAGCACCTAATCTTTAGTAATGCTATAACACAGATCCAACTGGCTTCTCTGTGCACACAATGTTTTGCCCCCTACATTTTGCTGTATGAAGAACAAGTTACCCTCAAAGACAGAGGTGAGTTTTGCACTTCACTCAGGCCTCATACTCACAGTTTAGTGTGTGtcaagtacactgtaaaaaaaaaaaacagtttttacaaaataattttggcagctgtggttgccagaataattttgtaaaaaatacagaaaaactgtaaacacatttacagaacaaactgtaaaatttacagtataaaactgtaatttaagaAAATTTGAATGTAAACCAGTAAATTCAACAATGCACACTACTACTAAAATTTGTTTTGTTCCTTTAACATATACTGACAACCACAATAATAATGCAGGTGGTAAAAGAGAAAGCCACATGACGAATCAGAGTTCAGCACAAGTatcttttccacaagctgaagtATTTACTATAATAAAGAAGGCGCACAGAGTCATTCACGCAAAtgcaaaacaccatcatggtaacccacaatacttaaataatgcaataaactttAATTAAACAACAGATGtagtaacataaaaccctaatgaacataactgataacaaaaactattaagaaacatgattatttaaacaaaatactttcaaatgtggagtgtcacacagggaattgtgggaacatcattttacagattttgactgtaaattatacattgattttgtcctttttacttataaaaatcataaaatttacagcattttactgtgaaaattgCATGAATGTCTGGTTAGACATATATAATACGGGAACTTACTGTTAAcctatttacaatattttaccattaaaatcacattcattttttacagtgtagactGAAGTGCAGGGCCTGACTAATAGTTCTGTTAGCTCCAGAAATCCATTTATCATTTCCTTTCATCTCCAATGGCATCTTCCAAGGAGTATATGTCTTAATGTAATTACACAGCAAGCCTCCCTTTGCTCTGAGCGGAGATGAAAGCGTAGTGTTATGCACAATAAGAGTCTTACATAATTATCCTACACTGTAAGTGGGTTGGAATTACCCATCATTCAGCACAGACCACAATTCTCACAACACATTAGGACATTGCTATGCCAATGAGTTCACTTAAATTTAAGTGAAAGGTGCAACTGAACTCCCAGTTTTCCCTTGATCGATGTTCATCTCTTTACCAACTAAAAATTATGCAGAATCTGACTTCGAACTCATCGTACTCTCAGCAATTTGACTCCACTTGAACACCAAAATCGAATCGAGTTGAAAAACTCTTGAGACCCTGTTTACCTCAGCAGCCTCTTTTTCAAACTTCTCAATGGTTCTTTTATCAATTCCTCCACACTTATAGATGAGATGGCCAGTGGTGGTGGACTTCCCAGAATCAACATGGCCAATGACCACAATGTTGATATGGATCTTCTCTTTCCCCATGATGACACAGGACAGGAAGAAAGGATGGAAACGGATGGAGCTTTCTTCTGTCTACAACCGTGGAAAGTGAGACAAAGAACATTTGTACACATAGACACAAACATGTACTTTCATCCTGGAACACAATTCAGTATTAGACAGTATTAGTTTTTTTAGAGCACAGCAAAGCTATTCATGGTAATTTCTGACCAACATAAAAAGGGAAATATATCAGA encodes the following:
- the eef1a2 gene encoding elongation factor 1-alpha 2 produces the protein MGKEKIHINIVVIGHVDSGKSTTTGHLIYKCGGIDKRTIEKFEKEAAEMGKGSFKYAWVLDKLKAERERGITIDISLWKFETTKYYITIIDAPGHRDFIKNMITGTSQADCAVLIVAAGVGEFEAGISKNGQTREHALLAYTLGVKQLIVAVNKMDSTEPSYSEKRYDEIVKEVSAYIKKIGYSPAAVPFVPISGWHGDNMLESSSNMPWFKGWKLDRKEQHASGVTLLEALDTIMPPSRPTDKPLRLPLQDVYKIGGIGTVPVGRVETGVLRPSMVVTFAPVNITTEVKSVEMHHESLTEALPGDNVGFNVKNVSVKDIRRGNVCGDSKSDPPQEASGFTAQVIILNHPGQISAGYSPVIDCHTAHIACKFAELKEKIDRRSGKKLEDNPKSLKSGDAAIVDMIPGKPMCVESFSQYPPLGRFAVRDMRQTVAVGVIKSVEKKIGGSGKVTKSAQKAQKSGK